The Martelella endophytica genome contains the following window.
TCCCGGAAGACGGCCTGCTTGGCGAGGAACATGGCGGCAAGGATGGCAAGAGCGGCTATACCTGGGTCATCGACCCGATCGACGGCACCACGGTCTTCCTCCACGGCCTGCCCACCTGGACGGTCGTGATTGCCATTCTGGCAGATGGGAAGCCGGTGCTTTCCTGCATCCTCGTGCCCGCCCAGAACAAGCTCTATCACGCCATCGACGGCGCTGGCGCCTTCTGCAACGACAGGCCGATCCACGTCGATGAGACAACGCCGTTTGACGCCGGCCTGTTCGGTGTCGGCCCCGGCGCGCCGGAATTTGCGGGCCATGTCGGCACGCTCGTGACGAGGCTGATGTCGGCCGGCAGCATGTATCTGCGCTTCGGCTCGGCCGCCCATTCACTGGCGCTGGTCGCCGCGGGCAACCTGCTCGGCTTCTACGAACCGCGCCTCAACGCCTGGGACTGCGTGGCCGGCCTGCTGCTGGTTCGCGAAGCCGGCGGCACCAGCCGCGGTTTCGAACAAGGCACCGACTGGACGAAGCGCCAGCCCGTGATCGCCACCGCATCAACAGTGACCAAATCCTTCGAGACGATGATTTCGGAGAGTATCTAAGCGGAGATTGCCGACTGCAATCTCTCCCTTAAGGCACGGCGGTTGCATATGGAGCCGCCTTGCCGCCCGCATTTCTTCTCGCCCCGGAGGGAAGAGATGCCCCGAAAGGGGCCGTGAGGGGCGAGTGTTTCCGCGCGAGCGCCCTCACGAAATGAAATGCAGCATCACCCTCACTGTCGCTTTCGCGACATCTCTCCCGCAGGCGGGAGAGAATGTTAGGAGCAAGCCTCAAGGCACATATCCAACTCGCCGACTTCCGAGGAAGCAGGCGAGTTGATTGAAGGCTCCATCAGCCTTACTTGCAGGTCGCCCGGGCCCAGTCCATGTAGAGTTCCATGGCCTTCTTGGCCCTCGGCCCCTGCTGGAAGTCGCGGTCGTCGAGTTTGATGACGGGGACGACCTTGTTGTAGTTGCCAGTGAGGAACAGTTCGTCGGCTTCCATGAAGTCCTTTACCGTCAGCGTCCGCTCCTCGGCCGGAATGCCGTTGTCGCGGAACAGCTTGAGGATGCGCTTGCGGGTGATACCGGCAAGGAAGCAGCCGTTATCGGCGGGCGTCATCGGGATACCGTCCTTGACCAGGAAGATATTGGCCGAGGCGGTCTCGGCGACGTTGCCGTTCATGTCGCAGGCGAGCGCATTGTCGAAGCCGCGGCTGCGCGCTTCCAGCATCATGCGTCCGGAATTCGGATAGAGACTGCCGGCCTTGGCATGGGTCATCGCCACTTCCGGCGACGGGCGGCGGAACGGCGAGACGGTGAGCTTGACCGGTACGGTCGAACGCATCGGCGTCTCGAACAGGCAGAGCGCGAACCGGGTCGAGGCGGGATCGACCGGCACCAGACCGGCCTGACCATGCTCGCCCCAATACATCGGCTTAATGTAGACGGCGGCATCCTTGTCAAATCTTTTCAGGCCTTCCCAGACCAGCGCCTCGATCTCTTCCGGCTGCATGGTCGGCGCGAGGCCGAGCGCACGAGCCGAGCGGTTGATACGCTGGCAATGCTGGTCGAGGTCCGGTGCCATGCCTTCGAAGTAACGGGCACCATCGAACACGGTTGATGCAAGCCACATTGCGTGCGATGTCGGGCCGATCAGCGGCGGATTGCCGGGAAGCCACTCGCCATCGACATAGGTCCAAGTCGTCGAGGACGGGGAAGTATCGACTGCCATTTCCATTCTCCTTGCAGAACGCCATCCGCCCGCACCGGCCTTGCTGCAGGCCGCGCCTTGATCATGCGCCATGCGGGATAAGCGGCGTGAAATCACCGCGCACAATCAATTCGCATCGCCATCCAAGGTCAAGAACAAAATCGCGCACGTTGGCGCAACTTCCTTGCGCGGCGGTCGAGTTGATCGCGGCACGCGAAAGGAATATGACTGCGCAAGAACGTGCCGCAGGGGCCAGCCTGCGCTGTCGTCGGACCGCGAAACCCGAGACCGCCTTGGGAACGATCGCGCGTTCTGGCGGTTGTACAGGTCACACACACCGGAGGCTCAATCCCCATGTCCTGCTCGGCCTATGTCTTCGATGCCTATGGCACCTTGTTCGACGTCCATTCCGCCGCCCGCAAACACCAGGACCGTGCTGGCGGACAATACCGCCTGCTCTCCAACATCTGGCGCGCCAAGCAGCTCGAATATTCCTGGGTACTGACGTTGACCGACGAATATGAGGATTTCTGGACGCTGACCGAGCGCTCGCTCGATTTCGCCATGCATTCGGTCGGCCTGCTCGACAAGAACCTGCGCGCCGACCTGCTGGAAGCCTACTGGACGCTCGATTGCTATCCGGAAGTGCCGCGCGTGCTAGCCGCATTGAAGGCCCGCGATGCAAAGGTCGCGATCCTGTCCAACGGCACCAACGCGATGATCGACGCGGCCGTGAAGAAGGCTGGCATCGAGACCCTCA
Protein-coding sequences here:
- a CDS encoding inositol monophosphatase family protein; the encoded protein is MTTDSKEAARAERLAAAKTIIRAAGDVALDYFSRLEKLTIERKTSGQDTVSEADRNVEETIRKAILERFPEDGLLGEEHGGKDGKSGYTWVIDPIDGTTVFLHGLPTWTVVIAILADGKPVLSCILVPAQNKLYHAIDGAGAFCNDRPIHVDETTPFDAGLFGVGPGAPEFAGHVGTLVTRLMSAGSMYLRFGSAAHSLALVAAGNLLGFYEPRLNAWDCVAGLLLVREAGGTSRGFEQGTDWTKRQPVIATASTVTKSFETMISESI
- a CDS encoding branched-chain amino acid aminotransferase; this translates as MAVDTSPSSTTWTYVDGEWLPGNPPLIGPTSHAMWLASTVFDGARYFEGMAPDLDQHCQRINRSARALGLAPTMQPEEIEALVWEGLKRFDKDAAVYIKPMYWGEHGQAGLVPVDPASTRFALCLFETPMRSTVPVKLTVSPFRRPSPEVAMTHAKAGSLYPNSGRMMLEARSRGFDNALACDMNGNVAETASANIFLVKDGIPMTPADNGCFLAGITRKRILKLFRDNGIPAEERTLTVKDFMEADELFLTGNYNKVVPVIKLDDRDFQQGPRAKKAMELYMDWARATCK
- a CDS encoding haloacid dehalogenase type II, whose protein sequence is MSCSAYVFDAYGTLFDVHSAARKHQDRAGGQYRLLSNIWRAKQLEYSWVLTLTDEYEDFWTLTERSLDFAMHSVGLLDKNLRADLLEAYWTLDCYPEVPRVLAALKARDAKVAILSNGTNAMIDAAVKKAGIETLIDDVFSAEQLRRFKPAPEVYDLAVSAYQVYPDAISFQSSNRWDIAGAANFGFRTVWVNRHQTPNEYEGMGPNLILPSLDGL